In Paenibacillus algicola, a genomic segment contains:
- a CDS encoding GNAT family N-acetyltransferase, with product MISNLQCVEFKELSAPLLQSLSELLAAVVEDGASVGFMPPLSLASAESYWRKVPGEDVLLWVAMDQEVVCGTVQLHLSMKENGLHRAEVAKLMVHPDHRQKGIGRALMKAAEAGAVREGRSLLVLDTRQGDPSNLLYRSEGYIEAGTIPRFALSSHGSLDATVFYYKEISRN from the coding sequence ATGATCAGCAACCTGCAATGTGTAGAGTTCAAGGAGCTGAGTGCCCCGCTGCTGCAGAGCCTGAGTGAACTGCTCGCAGCTGTCGTGGAGGATGGAGCCTCCGTAGGCTTTATGCCCCCGCTCAGCCTGGCAAGTGCTGAATCCTATTGGAGGAAGGTGCCGGGTGAGGACGTCCTGCTATGGGTGGCCATGGATCAGGAGGTCGTGTGCGGAACGGTCCAGCTGCATTTGTCTATGAAGGAGAATGGACTGCACCGGGCCGAGGTGGCGAAGCTGATGGTGCATCCGGATCATCGGCAAAAAGGCATCGGAAGAGCTTTAATGAAGGCAGCCGAGGCCGGTGCTGTCAGAGAAGGGCGAAGCCTGCTCGTGCTCGACACGCGGCAGGGAGACCCTTCCAATCTGCTGTACCGGTCGGAAGGTTATATCGAGGCGGGTACGATTCCCCGCTTTGCATTGTCCAGTCATGGAAGCCTGGACGCGACGGTCTTTTATTACAAGGAAATTTCGAGGAATTAA
- a CDS encoding non-ribosomal peptide synthetase, giving the protein MKTDIVLERVSRKQPLPLSVEQYRLWFLSQLEPSSIHFNINAAFRMQGELAEELFEQSLNGIVARHESLRTVFEVRESVPEQVIRERVFIPIDLVDLSMLPKEEQEARAVELMNEEIQKPFSLETGPLLRAALFRLSEQERILLFTIHHIVADFGSLGKIVQELCQFYTAYIEGRAPELAPLPLHFADYAYWQAARVKENAYERQLSYWRDKLGGELPVLNMPLDRPRPPVMTHDGERRRITLSRELTEGVKQLSRSSGVTLFNTLLAAYHVLLYRYSGQEDLCIGTSISTRSQPELQDMIGMLVNNLVLRMDVSGNPSFTDVLKLSRKTCFAAFAHQDVPYEKLIDELQSERDRSRNPFFQTMLTFLHAPPLDVHALPGLTIRRFDFTKKPSALELSFTITENDGVLEAVMDYNSDLFRADTIGRMLEHFRQLLEAAVEDPGRGINELPMLSDRERHTILQEWSGASARTAPPEGTVQELFTRQAMLTQDATALIYRDQSLTYRELEERSNQLAHALLNRAGGGEAPLERVALCLERSIEWIVTLLGVMKAGCAYIPLDPSYPSERLEYMLRHARADALIADQGLLAASERLTDQGCRVIPLSALWDELSLQPVTPVSPASNSDLMYIMYTSGSTGKPKGVMVTHRNVASHCVQAMLKFQLQAGDRVLQFTSVGFDVAVQEIFPALLSGAALVLWKDKHIAEGGEFLAWLEKEKVSVLNVTTAHWSNLVTDLKNGAATIPGSLKLVIVGGEKVAYDTYQVWSRITAGKVRWINDYGLTETTITAAMFEPPAGWTSDTELMPVGRPLGNTTIYILNDSMEPVPPGVYGELYIGGDGIAKGYWDQEELSKERFIPSPFPATSGENLFRTGDLARFLPDGLVEFMGRRDHQIKIRGFRVEPGEIEAQLSQYGKLSQYVVVPRMGPGGEYSLAAYIVLNEPTVTVGELRRFLQNRLPEYMVPSYYVVLSEIPLTVHGKVDIAALPKPERHAREERDYVAPRTPAEARAADIWAGVLGMSAVSITDSFFEIGGNSLLATQVMSQVKGQWGGSVPLRLLFEYPVLADWAEQLDRYMASEGQGTGSREEEGCLVKIQQKGEKTPLFFFHPVGGSISCYFTLSRQLGKAQPFYAFQSHGMIGSSDVPQTIEEMAEAYVSEILSVQPKGPYRLGGWSMGGFIAYEAARRLKAAGEEVVQLALIDSDLSKRSDATEEMVMYHFIKQLAAVPGHHISDDMLRSWQAQSLDREELCAELQALDLLPPGTPVEELNRLFAVYLGTVHAFQAYQPGLTPKLDVEQVQLFRAADSQEQEGVWSRLVSHLTLHQVQADHFSIVHHEDLGRWIDIPKNLLPLG; this is encoded by the coding sequence TTGAAAACTGATATCGTGCTAGAGCGCGTCTCCCGGAAACAGCCGCTGCCGCTCTCGGTGGAGCAGTACAGACTATGGTTTCTCAGCCAGCTGGAACCGTCCAGCATTCATTTCAATATTAATGCGGCTTTCCGCATGCAGGGAGAGCTGGCTGAGGAGCTGTTTGAGCAAAGCCTGAACGGCATTGTTGCCCGCCATGAATCGCTCCGCACGGTTTTCGAGGTCCGGGAAAGTGTCCCGGAGCAAGTCATTAGGGAACGGGTGTTTATTCCGATAGACTTGGTTGATCTGTCCATGCTGCCCAAGGAGGAGCAGGAGGCTCGTGCGGTGGAGCTTATGAATGAAGAGATTCAGAAGCCCTTCTCACTGGAGACCGGCCCGCTTCTGCGGGCTGCCCTGTTCCGTTTGTCGGAGCAGGAACGAATCCTGCTGTTTACGATTCATCATATCGTCGCCGACTTTGGCTCTTTAGGCAAAATCGTGCAGGAGCTGTGTCAGTTTTACACCGCTTATATCGAAGGGCGGGCACCGGAGCTGGCTCCGCTTCCGCTGCATTTTGCAGATTACGCCTACTGGCAGGCTGCGCGGGTCAAGGAGAACGCTTATGAGCGGCAGCTGAGCTATTGGCGGGACAAGCTGGGCGGAGAGCTTCCGGTGCTCAATATGCCGCTGGACCGTCCCCGTCCTCCAGTCATGACTCACGATGGAGAACGCAGGCGCATCACGCTGTCCCGGGAGCTGACCGAAGGCGTCAAACAGCTGAGCCGCAGCTCCGGGGTAACGCTCTTCAATACGCTGCTGGCTGCATATCATGTGCTGCTGTACCGCTATAGCGGACAGGAGGATTTGTGCATCGGGACATCGATCAGCACCCGAAGTCAGCCGGAGCTGCAGGATATGATCGGAATGCTGGTGAACAATCTGGTGCTGCGGATGGATGTATCCGGGAATCCTTCCTTCACAGACGTCCTGAAGCTGTCCCGCAAGACGTGCTTCGCTGCCTTTGCCCATCAGGATGTTCCGTACGAAAAGCTGATCGACGAGCTGCAGAGCGAGCGGGACCGAAGCCGCAATCCATTTTTCCAGACGATGCTTACCTTTCTGCATGCGCCGCCTCTGGATGTTCATGCACTGCCCGGGCTGACCATCCGGCGGTTTGATTTTACGAAGAAGCCCAGTGCGCTGGAGCTTTCCTTCACCATTACAGAGAATGATGGAGTGCTGGAAGCGGTCATGGACTATAACAGTGATCTGTTCCGTGCAGACACCATCGGCCGGATGCTGGAGCATTTCCGTCAGCTGCTGGAAGCTGCGGTGGAGGACCCCGGCCGGGGCATCAACGAGCTGCCAATGCTGTCAGACCGTGAAAGGCACACCATTCTTCAGGAATGGAGCGGGGCGAGTGCCAGAACGGCCCCTCCGGAGGGTACCGTGCAGGAGCTGTTTACCCGCCAGGCTATGCTGACGCAGGACGCCACAGCTCTGATCTACCGGGATCAGTCCCTGACGTACCGCGAGCTGGAGGAGAGGTCAAACCAGCTGGCTCATGCTTTGCTGAACAGAGCAGGCGGAGGTGAAGCTCCCCTGGAACGCGTTGCACTCTGCCTGGAACGGTCCATCGAATGGATTGTGACGCTGCTCGGGGTGATGAAGGCGGGCTGTGCGTATATTCCGCTGGATCCCTCCTATCCGTCGGAACGCCTGGAATATATGCTCCGGCATGCCAGGGCCGATGCTCTTATTGCAGATCAAGGACTGCTTGCTGCCTCCGAGAGGCTTACGGATCAAGGCTGCCGGGTCATACCGCTCTCCGCTTTATGGGATGAGCTGAGCCTGCAGCCCGTGACTCCTGTCAGCCCTGCGTCGAATTCGGACCTGATGTACATCATGTACACCTCGGGATCCACCGGGAAGCCGAAGGGCGTCATGGTTACCCACCGGAATGTGGCCAGCCACTGCGTCCAGGCTATGTTGAAATTTCAGCTGCAGGCTGGAGACCGTGTCCTCCAGTTCACTTCGGTCGGCTTCGATGTGGCGGTGCAGGAAATATTCCCGGCGCTGCTGTCAGGAGCTGCGCTCGTGCTGTGGAAGGACAAGCATATTGCCGAGGGCGGAGAGTTTCTGGCGTGGCTGGAGAAGGAGAAAGTCAGTGTTCTGAATGTAACAACGGCCCACTGGAGCAATCTCGTCACAGATCTCAAGAACGGAGCGGCGACCATTCCCGGCAGCCTGAAGCTGGTCATCGTCGGGGGAGAGAAGGTGGCTTATGACACCTATCAGGTGTGGAGCCGGATCACTGCGGGGAAGGTGCGCTGGATTAACGATTATGGCCTGACGGAAACGACGATCACGGCCGCGATGTTTGAGCCGCCGGCGGGCTGGACCAGTGACACGGAGCTGATGCCAGTAGGGCGGCCGCTGGGCAATACGACGATATATATCCTGAATGACAGCATGGAGCCGGTGCCGCCGGGCGTGTACGGGGAGCTTTATATTGGGGGAGACGGCATTGCAAAAGGCTATTGGGATCAGGAGGAGCTGAGCAAGGAGCGGTTCATCCCGAGTCCATTCCCTGCAACAAGCGGAGAGAACCTGTTCCGGACGGGGGACCTCGCCCGCTTCCTGCCGGATGGACTTGTGGAATTCATGGGCCGCCGGGACCATCAGATCAAGATACGGGGATTCCGCGTGGAGCCGGGAGAGATTGAGGCGCAGCTGTCACAATATGGCAAGCTGTCGCAATATGTGGTCGTGCCTCGTATGGGACCGGGTGGGGAGTACAGCCTGGCAGCCTACATTGTGCTGAACGAGCCGACGGTGACCGTCGGAGAGCTGCGGCGTTTTCTGCAGAACAGGCTGCCGGAGTACATGGTGCCCTCCTATTATGTGGTGCTGAGTGAGATTCCGCTGACCGTTCATGGCAAGGTGGACATTGCAGCCCTGCCCAAGCCGGAGCGGCATGCCAGAGAGGAACGGGACTACGTGGCACCGAGGACGCCGGCCGAGGCGCGGGCAGCCGACATCTGGGCCGGGGTGCTGGGCATGTCCGCAGTGAGCATCACCGACAGCTTTTTTGAAATCGGGGGCAATTCACTGCTGGCCACCCAGGTGATGTCCCAGGTGAAAGGACAGTGGGGCGGCTCGGTTCCGCTAAGGCTTCTGTTCGAATATCCGGTGCTTGCCGATTGGGCAGAGCAGCTGGACCGGTATATGGCCTCGGAGGGGCAGGGGACAGGGAGCAGGGAAGAGGAAGGCTGTCTGGTCAAAATCCAGCAAAAAGGCGAGAAAACGCCGCTGTTTTTCTTTCATCCGGTCGGCGGCAGCATCAGCTGCTACTTCACACTTTCGCGTCAGCTGGGAAAGGCCCAGCCCTTCTATGCCTTCCAAAGCCATGGCATGATTGGGTCATCAGACGTGCCACAGACCATTGAGGAGATGGCGGAGGCTTATGTCAGCGAGATCCTCTCGGTGCAGCCGAAAGGTCCTTACCGCCTCGGCGGATGGTCCATGGGCGGCTTTATCGCCTACGAGGCAGCACGCAGGCTGAAGGCAGCCGGAGAGGAGGTCGTACAGCTCGCCCTGATTGACAGCGATCTGTCCAAGAGAAGCGATGCCACCGAGGAAATGGTGATGTATCACTTCATCAAACAGCTGGCTGCCGTTCCGGGCCATCATATTTCTGATGATATGCTGCGTTCCTGGCAGGCCCAGAGCCTTGACCGGGAAGAATTATGCGCGGAGCTGCAGGCTCTGGACCTGCTGCCGCCGGGAACACCCGTGGAGGAGCTGAATCGTCTGTTCGCCGTCTATCTGGGCACAGTGCATGCCTTTCAGGCGTATCAGCCCGGACTTACTCCGAAGCTTGACGTGGAGCAGGTGCAGCTGTTCCGCGCTGCGGATTCGCAAGAGCAGGAGGGCGTATGGAGCCGCCTGGTCAGCCATCTCACATTACACCAGGTGCAAGCCGATCATTTCTCTATTGTTCATCACGAGGATCTTGGCCGATGGATTGATATTCCAAAAAATCTGTTACCCCTGGGATAG
- a CDS encoding MFS transporter → MEVEIQQGNSSIHPARTVWGDRNFLKLWTGQSLSMFGSQITAMALPLIAALSLKSSPLQMGILHAVEYAPFLLFGLVAGVWVDRLPKRPLLIAADFSRAALLMSIPILAWVGLLNFFYVCLVAFVVGVCTTFYSIGYQSILPYMLRKDLLVDANAKMELSRSAAGVTGPGLSGLLVQWLSGAVAIVLDAFSFLISGLLTCRVQVDEPPRQVKPSLLSGLSREIGEGMRLVFQNHYLRSIAACSATFNFFYNMILAVIIVYTTRTLGFSPAEIGLVMTLGSLGAVLSVVFSGRLVARFGLGPVIAGSALGQGLGFLFLFGAAGTKTAAFLMILLSMFIVSLTTTVYNVAQISFRQSITAPDMLGRMNATMRFVVWGVIPLGALSGGALGTWIGLYETICAAACGGALSFLWIWSSPVRTVQEGKQGEAAKDEP, encoded by the coding sequence ATGGAAGTGGAAATCCAGCAGGGAAACAGCAGCATCCATCCGGCGCGTACGGTTTGGGGAGATCGTAATTTTTTGAAGCTGTGGACGGGGCAGTCCCTCTCCATGTTTGGCTCCCAGATTACGGCGATGGCTCTTCCGCTGATTGCGGCACTGTCGCTGAAGTCATCACCTCTGCAAATGGGAATTTTACATGCTGTTGAATATGCGCCCTTTCTGCTGTTCGGATTGGTGGCCGGGGTGTGGGTGGATCGGCTTCCGAAGCGGCCGCTGCTGATTGCTGCGGATTTCAGCCGGGCTGCACTGCTCATGAGCATTCCGATTCTGGCATGGGTCGGGCTCCTGAATTTCTTCTATGTATGCCTGGTCGCGTTCGTGGTGGGAGTCTGCACCACCTTTTATTCAATCGGATATCAGTCCATCCTGCCCTACATGCTGAGGAAGGACCTGCTGGTGGATGCCAATGCGAAGATGGAGCTGAGCCGGTCTGCCGCCGGTGTAACCGGACCGGGCTTGTCCGGTCTGCTCGTCCAGTGGCTGAGCGGCGCAGTTGCTATTGTGCTGGATGCCTTCTCATTTCTCATATCGGGCCTGCTAACCTGTAGAGTGCAGGTGGACGAGCCGCCGCGGCAAGTGAAGCCATCGCTCCTTTCAGGCCTTTCGCGGGAGATTGGCGAGGGCATGCGCCTGGTGTTTCAGAATCATTATTTGCGCTCCATTGCCGCTTGCTCGGCTACCTTTAATTTCTTCTATAATATGATCCTCGCCGTCATCATTGTGTACACGACCAGGACACTCGGCTTCAGTCCCGCCGAGATTGGCCTGGTGATGACGCTCGGCTCGCTGGGGGCCGTGCTGAGCGTAGTGTTCAGCGGCCGGCTTGTTGCCCGGTTCGGTCTGGGTCCTGTTATCGCGGGGTCTGCACTGGGACAAGGGCTGGGATTTCTGTTTCTGTTCGGCGCAGCCGGCACGAAAACGGCGGCGTTCCTTATGATCCTCTTGTCCATGTTTATCGTCTCGCTGACGACAACGGTATACAATGTGGCGCAGATCAGCTTCCGGCAATCGATCACTGCGCCGGACATGCTGGGACGGATGAACGCTACAATGCGTTTTGTTGTCTGGGGCGTCATTCCGCTCGGAGCCCTGTCAGGCGGGGCGCTGGGCACCTGGATCGGGCTGTATGAAACGATTTGCGCTGCTGCCTGCGGCGGGGCCCTTTCGTTTCTGTGGATCTGGAGCTCACCCGTTAGAACGGTTCAAGAGGGGAAGCAAGGGGAGGCTGCAAAGGATGAACCGTAA
- a CDS encoding LLM class flavin-dependent oxidoreductase, whose amino-acid sequence MNDLEKKLSSLSPEQRSMLEARLKQRSAAPDTAGAAGAAGEKGISISDSLRQKGMGFSLIFFSGDGSTDGPDKYRLVLESAKFADQNGFQAIWTPERHFQAVGGLYPNPSVLSAALATITDNIQLRAGSVVLPLHHPLRVAEEWSLVDNLSRGRAAISVATGWHPADFILKPEYYENRKEVMYEHLELIRRLWRGESVECKDISGQQVEVAVLPKPVQPELPVFLTASGNPATWSKAGEQGFHVLCSMATHTLDALKERIQLYREQRAKHGHDPEAGIVSVMVHTCVGEKDQEVKEQVRGPLRDYLDTFLDQYETLNPLKDEQSEVGSMLSSSRDALITFAFEKYFQISSLMGSKEKCAAMIEKLHRIGVDEVACLLDFGLEFQQVMEGLEHLNELRSWFTPAKLQVPV is encoded by the coding sequence ATGAACGATCTGGAAAAAAAGCTCTCCTCGCTTTCTCCCGAGCAGCGCAGCATGCTGGAGGCGCGCCTGAAGCAGCGCTCGGCTGCGCCGGACACAGCCGGTGCCGCCGGTGCCGCCGGGGAGAAGGGGATTTCTATCAGTGACAGCCTGCGCCAAAAGGGAATGGGCTTCTCGCTCATCTTCTTCTCCGGCGACGGCTCGACAGACGGTCCTGACAAATATCGCCTGGTACTGGAAAGCGCCAAATTCGCGGATCAGAACGGATTTCAGGCGATCTGGACCCCGGAGCGTCACTTCCAGGCTGTCGGCGGACTGTATCCCAATCCGTCGGTGCTGAGTGCCGCCTTGGCTACCATTACAGACAACATCCAGCTGCGGGCAGGCAGCGTCGTGCTGCCTCTGCACCATCCGCTGCGGGTCGCGGAGGAGTGGTCGCTGGTGGACAATTTATCCCGGGGCCGGGCGGCCATATCGGTAGCCACGGGCTGGCACCCCGCCGACTTTATATTGAAGCCGGAATATTACGAGAACCGCAAGGAAGTGATGTATGAGCATCTGGAGCTTATCCGGCGGCTGTGGAGAGGCGAGTCGGTGGAATGCAAGGATATTTCGGGCCAGCAGGTAGAGGTGGCGGTGCTGCCGAAGCCGGTGCAGCCCGAGCTTCCCGTCTTCCTGACGGCTTCGGGGAATCCGGCGACCTGGAGTAAGGCTGGAGAGCAGGGCTTTCATGTGCTCTGCTCCATGGCAACACATACACTGGATGCGCTGAAGGAGCGGATTCAGCTGTACCGGGAGCAGCGCGCCAAGCATGGACATGATCCCGAAGCCGGCATCGTCTCGGTGATGGTCCACACCTGTGTCGGCGAAAAGGATCAGGAGGTGAAGGAGCAGGTCAGAGGCCCGCTCCGGGATTATTTAGACACCTTTTTAGATCAATATGAGACGCTGAATCCACTGAAGGACGAGCAGTCCGAGGTCGGCAGTATGCTGAGCAGCAGCCGGGACGCGCTGATTACCTTCGCCTTCGAGAAATATTTTCAGATCAGCTCATTAATGGGCTCCAAGGAGAAATGTGCCGCCATGATCGAGAAGCTGCACCGCATCGGAGTCGATGAGGTGGCCTGCCTGCTGGACTTCGGGCTGGAATTTCAGCAGGTGATGGAGGGACTGGAGCATCTGAATGAGTTGAGGTCCTGGTTTACTCCGGCGAAGCTGCAGGTTCCTGTATAG
- a CDS encoding sterol desaturase family protein: MIFVGKLVLYFLLWTLYSYTMHVLAHIPHKKNFLHHIHMAHHKYDYGDSKWPPWHDFFFWFGGWKESLDVWLTFTLPIVVLMFLDPVYGIILFAFHYIYEIFLSRNVLDHNPNLTGKFTNIIPVGVFHLKHHKLYKCNYSFFISLWDYLFRTNDSHVKKKLKQRRRSQETVYKQGS; the protein is encoded by the coding sequence ATGATATTCGTAGGCAAGCTGGTGCTGTATTTCCTGCTGTGGACACTGTACTCCTACACGATGCACGTTCTGGCCCACATTCCGCACAAAAAAAACTTCCTGCATCACATTCACATGGCCCACCACAAATACGACTATGGAGATTCCAAGTGGCCGCCATGGCATGATTTCTTTTTCTGGTTTGGCGGGTGGAAGGAAAGTCTGGATGTGTGGCTGACCTTTACCCTGCCGATTGTCGTGCTGATGTTCTTAGATCCGGTGTATGGCATCATCCTATTCGCCTTTCATTATATTTATGAAATTTTTCTGTCCCGGAACGTCCTGGACCATAACCCGAATCTGACCGGCAAATTCACGAACATTATTCCCGTCGGCGTGTTTCACCTGAAGCACCACAAGCTGTACAAATGCAACTATTCCTTTTTCATTTCATTATGGGACTATCTGTTCCGCACCAACGACAGCCACGTCAAAAAGAAGCTGAAGCAGCGGAGACGCAGCCAGGAGACCGTGTACAAGCAAGGCTCGTGA
- a CDS encoding MBL fold metallo-hydrolase, whose product MNRNTYQLEILRVCSGRYINYSYLIVDRKSRQAAVVDPAWQLEAIESALERYEAELSTILLTHSHKDHVHLVPPLCQRYAPHVFMMQKELDYYHFSAPSLYGLKDGEELKVGHTSITGLLTPGHTAGGGCYWLEGSLFTGDTIFTEGCGMCSSEGSDPVEMYYSVKRLQQLMPADTRVYPGHSFGERPGQSMSRLHEMNAYFQIASLEHFVSFRMRKGQTSLMSFH is encoded by the coding sequence ATGAACCGTAACACATATCAGCTTGAAATCCTTCGCGTATGCAGCGGCAGGTATATCAATTACAGCTACCTGATCGTGGACCGCAAGAGCAGGCAGGCGGCGGTCGTAGACCCTGCCTGGCAGCTGGAAGCCATTGAGTCGGCGCTGGAACGCTATGAGGCGGAGCTGAGTACGATTTTGCTGACCCACTCTCACAAGGATCATGTGCATCTCGTGCCGCCGCTGTGCCAGCGATATGCTCCGCACGTATTTATGATGCAGAAGGAGCTGGACTATTATCATTTTAGCGCTCCTTCCCTCTATGGGCTGAAAGACGGCGAGGAGCTGAAGGTAGGGCATACCTCGATCACCGGACTGCTCACACCGGGACATACGGCGGGCGGGGGATGCTACTGGCTGGAGGGGAGCCTGTTTACCGGGGATACCATTTTTACAGAGGGCTGCGGCATGTGTTCGTCGGAAGGCAGTGATCCTGTGGAGATGTATTACAGCGTCAAACGGCTTCAGCAGCTTATGCCGGCAGACACCAGGGTGTATCCGGGACATTCCTTTGGTGAGCGGCCAGGTCAGAGCATGAGCCGCCTGCACGAGATGAATGCTTACTTCCAGATCGCCTCTTTGGAGCATTTTGTATCCTTCCGGATGCGGAAGGGGCAGACCTCATTGATGAGCTTTCACTAA